From a region of the Sebastes umbrosus isolate fSebUmb1 chromosome 10, fSebUmb1.pri, whole genome shotgun sequence genome:
- the LOC119495490 gene encoding stonin-1 isoform X1 codes for MCSTNHSNWVTFEDDNTPLSSPQKPLQSPGLIKASVPRPNGLKLVLPPIRDTSWSFNSSLESPQSHSSLSGSSCVPCNTPFCTPVSGVPSGASPFHSNTREKNDYFRSLSSTSTPSVPSPAPEAPHQTSDGPSPFPSFQGNSGHYNPFWDGSRHSADVDSSSSSDSESDHSLPRFFIRTKDGSEPPRDHLQSSFSYVCHKLEGLRAETEEGTETEKDGERRLSCKSEVLSEGSSQFVPRGLFRSQKRDGWSVLLRIPEKKNRMSSRQWGPIYLRLLPGGVLQMFYEKGLEKPFKEFQLLPQCRLSDLKLESYGEPRKVLSVKVEHFSYIEKKRYHPKLEVSHEAEAEELLKFGSTAHDDMEDLVVSMEEEIFKLCLHHQQRRHYEEQELNLQITDHIWVQLDKSGDVMERTAFTQIHCLSFLNGIGDCFLALNDLGLLRSHSSYGSEEDGELWMEIADCHFHRCVNETDFQRSRLVKFSPPEACRVELMRYKTALLGCTEIPFSIKAVVTVQGAYVELQAFLNMSASFLSAVGVSDTNPLCENVVIRVPVPGDWVKVTQTVALLRQRSLKARMNRNACLGAVSAADSQPVMQVTIGTVKYENVYSAVVWRIDRLPAKNTAVDHPHSFSCKLELGSDQEIPSDWYPFVTMECEIMGAVVSQTRVKSMGTANDIQPQKHVTSWTRYHCQVEVEKKWIETESQRQSGCMTQ; via the exons ATGTGTTCCACAAATCACTCAAACTGGGTCACATTTGAAGATGACAACACACCGCTCTCATCACCTCAAAAGCCCCTACAGTCGCCAGGGCTCATCAAAGCGTCAGTGCCGCGTCCCAACGGTCTGAAATTAGTTCTTCCTCCAATCAGAGATACTTCCTGGAGCTTCAATAGCTCTCTGGAGTCCCCTCAAAGCCACTCGAGTCTAAGTGGAAGTTCCTGTGTACCATGTAACACGCCCTTTTGCACTCCTGTGAGTGGGGTTCCTAGCGGTGCGTCCCCATTTCACTCCAACACTCGGGAAAAGAACGACTACTTCCGGAGTCTCTCCAGCACGTCTACCCCCTCTGTTCCCTCTCCTGCACCAGAGGCCCCGCATCAAACCTCAGACGGCCCAAGCCCTTTCCCTTCTTTCCAGGGGAACTCAGGACACTATAACCCCTTCTGGGATGGATCTAGACACAGCGCCGACGTggacagctcctcctcctcagactcAGAATCTGACCACAGCCTACCCCGTTTCTTTATTCGGACCAAAGACGGCAGCGAGCCTCCGCGCGACCACCTCCAGAGCTCCTTCTCCTACGTTTGCCACAAACTGGAAGGCCTACGAGCAGAAACGGAAGAAGGAACGGAGACGGAAAAAGACGGGGAGAGGCGGCTAAGTTGCAAAAGCGAGGTGTTAAGCGAGGGTTCATCTCAGTTCGTCCCTCGGGGTCTGTTCCGTAGCCAGAAGAGAGACGGCTGGTCTGTCTTGCTCAGGATTCCTGAAAAAAAGAACCGCATGTCTTCGCGACAGTGGGGGCCAATCTACCTCCGCCTGTTGCCGGGAGGTGTGCTGCAGATGTTCTACGAGAAAGGGCTGGAGAAGCCGTTCAAGGAGTTCCAGCTTCTCCCCCAATGCAGGCTCTCGGATCTCAAACTGGAAAGCTACGGCGAGCCGCGCAAAGTCCTCTCGGTCAAGGTGGAACATTTCTCGTACATTGAAAAGAAGCGGTACCACCCCAAGCTGGAGGTCAGTCACGAGGCGGAGGCGGAAGAGCTGCTCAAGTTTGGCTCCACGGCGCACGACGACATGGAGGACCTGGTAGTCTCCATGGAGGAGGAAATCTTCAAATTGTGTTTGCACCACCAGCAGAGGCGGCACTACGAGGAGCAGGAGCTGAACTTGCAGATCACCGATCACATCTGGGTACAACTGGATAAGTCCGGCGACGTCATGGAGCGGACGGCCTTCACCCAGATTCACTGTCTCTCTTTCCTGAACGGAATAGGGGATTGTTTTCTCGCCCTTAACGATCTCGGGCTGCTGCGCTCCCACTCCAGCTACGGCTCCGAGGAGGACGGCGAGCTCTGGATGGAGATCGCAGACTGCCATTTTCATAGATGTGTGAACGAGACAGACTTTCAGAGGTCCCGACTGGTAAAGTTCTCTCCGCCCGAGGCCTGCAGGGTGGAGCTGATGCGGTATAAGACGGCGCTTTTGGGTTGCACGGAAATTCCCTTCTCGATTAAAGCCGTCGTCACGGTTCAAGGTGCCTACGTGGAGCTCCAGGCATTTCTTAACATGTCGGCCTCCTTCCTGTCCGCAGTGGGGGTGTCTGACACGAACCCGCTGTGCGAGAATGTAGTGATCCGTGTGCCGGTGCCAGGCGACTGGGTCAAAGTGACGCAGACAGTGGCTCTGCTGCGGCAGAGGTCGCTGAAGGCCCGTATGAACAGAAACGCCTGCTTGGGCGCCGTCAGCGCTGCAGATTCACAGCCTGTCATGCAGGTGACAATCGGCACTGTGAAGTATGAGAATGTATATTCAGCCGTCGTGTGGAGGATCGACCGACTGCCCGCGAAGAATACGG CAGTGGATCATCCCCATTCATTTTCCTGCAAGCTAGAGCTGGGATCAGATCAGGAGATCCCAAGTGACTGGTACCCTTTTGTCACGATGGAATGTGAAATTATGGGCGCGGTCGTGTCACAGACCAGAGTGAAGTCAATGGGCACAGCCAACGACATCCAGCCGCAGAAACACGTGACCAGTTGGACACGTTATCATTGTCAG